The genomic DNA TTGTCTCTGCTGAATTGACATTGTATCTACTGTGAATTTAAGTAACTTTGTAATTGATCTGTCCTTTGAGAAATTTACACATGTCTAGGTAGTGCTACCATTCATTCCTTTAGTCAATAATGAAAAAAGGATATGCTTGCTCCACAATTCTTGCTATTCTTTTAAATGTCTCTTCTATCTATACTAATGCAAATTATGTAGTTTTAGACACCAAAAAATGGTGGTTAGGAGGAGGAGGAGTGTTTGATGCATTGTGATCTTTGTATTAATTATGATTTCCTTTCAGATTGCCTCCGAAGGGTTGAAGCATCGCGTCTTTGAAGTGTCTTTGGCGGATTTACAGAACGACGAAGACCATTCCTACAGAAAGGTCAGACTGAGAGCTGAGGATGTTCAAGGGAAGAATGTCCTAACAAACTTCTGGGTGAgcaagaattatttatttatttatttatctttttgaaTCAAGTTTTATATCTCTTCTGGATGGGGATGGCACAGGGGATGGACTTCACCACAGACAAGTTGAGGTCTCTGGTGCGCAAGTGGCAAACTTTAATTGAGGCTCATGTGGATGTGAAAACGACCGACAGCTATAGTTTGAGGATGTTCTGCATTGGGTTCACCAAGAAACGTCCCAACCAGCAGAAGAGAACCTGCTATGCTCAATCCAGCCAGATTAGACAGGTGGGTGGAGTAGGTTCCTGCAATTGCATTTTTTGGAGGAatcattgtttttttcttatattaattaattaattaaaatccaGATTCGAAGGAAAATGAGAGAGATAATGGTGAACCAAGCACAATCATGTGATCTGAAGGATTTGGTCCAGAAATTCATTCCCGAATCAATTGGCAGAGAGATTGAGAAGGCAACATCAAGCATCTATCCCTTGCAAAATGTTTACATCCGCAAAGTGAAGATCTTGAAGGCTCCCAAGTTTGATCTTGGCAAACTAATGGAGGTACGTAcacttgtatatatatattaataataaatctctTCATCAGTCAGTTAGGCAGTCGGtcattactattattattattattattgttgttgttgttgttgtctcTGCAACTAAAATTGATTAACTGTGTTATTATGTATTATAGGTTCATGGAGATTATTCAGAAGACACTGGAGTGAAAGTGGACAGGCCTACCGAGGAGCCAGTGGCCGAAGAAGCTGTTGTGGTGGGTGCTGAGTAAAGAGTCACCTTTTTCCGATTctctatttctttttttctttcttttgtcaggattttttttattaatttttttgacaGTAGTTCTATTGATTGATTGGAGCAGTGGAAATAtgatgacattttttttttggatattttattttgtaagttaaaa from Impatiens glandulifera chromosome 9, dImpGla2.1, whole genome shotgun sequence includes the following:
- the LOC124915220 gene encoding 40S ribosomal protein S3a, producing the protein MAVGKNKRISKGKKGGKKKATDPFAKKDWYDIKAPSLFSVRNIGKTLVTRTQGTKIASEGLKHRVFEVSLADLQNDEDHSYRKVRLRAEDVQGKNVLTNFWGMDFTTDKLRSLVRKWQTLIEAHVDVKTTDSYSLRMFCIGFTKKRPNQQKRTCYAQSSQIRQIRRKMREIMVNQAQSCDLKDLVQKFIPESIGREIEKATSSIYPLQNVYIRKVKILKAPKFDLGKLMEVHGDYSEDTGVKVDRPTEEPVAEEAVVVGAE